The following coding sequences are from one Gossypium hirsutum isolate 1008001.06 chromosome A12, Gossypium_hirsutum_v2.1, whole genome shotgun sequence window:
- the LOC107939894 gene encoding phospholipase A1-Ibeta2, chloroplastic has translation MQIGVGHTLPAQNLHVFQARRASFKCRQTSPLNPSTKPNPCSQKPLSSACFSTESTRQHLSSLEKLLQKTNEAEPEQVISKPPINGSIGNKGKVLLEGLNLSRIWPETKAAEEMSPRHLNRLQRLLSKSNMEYSPRNSLGSRWREYHGCNDWSGLLDPLAENLRREVVRYGEFVQAAYHGFHSNPAMSTNQAPLPRHVALPDRSYKLTKSLYATSSIGLPDWVDDVAPDLGWMTQRSSWIGYVAVCDDRREIQRMGRRDIVIALRGTATCMEWAENLRAQLVRIPESDNPTQKVECGFLSLHKTPGAHVPSLAESVVEEVKRLMETYKGETLSITITGHSLGAALSLLVADEISSCAPHVPPIAVFSFGGPRVGNKSFVDRLNEKKVKVLRIVNNQDLITRVPGIFIGEGSNQQQEDLQKNQRNDGFGKVFDMIDNNNPWAYSHVGTELRVDTKMSPYLKPNADMACCHDLEAYLHLVDGFLSSNCPFRSNAKRSLVKLVNDQRSNMKQLYTHKSLSLNLERDRLRVPIPSCLPSPSR, from the coding sequence ATGCAGATCGGCGTCGGCCACACTCTTCCCGCTCAAAACTTGCACGTCTTCCAAGCCAGACGGGCAAGTTTCAAGTGCCGGCAAACATCTCCTCTAAACCCTTCAACCAAACCCAATCCATGTTCTCAAAAGCCCCTTTCTTCAGCATGTTTTTCCACTGAGTCGACTCGGCAACACCTTTCCAGCCTCGAAAAACTCCTCCAGAAGACAAACGAAGCTGAACCCGAACAAGTAATTTCCAAACCGCCCATCAATGGTTCGATCGGAAACAAAGGTAAGGTTTTACTGGAAGGGCTGAATCTTTCGAGGATTTGGCCCGAAACGAAAGCTGCCGAAGAGATGTCGCCGCGTCATTTAAATAGGCTTCAACGGCTTTTATCCAAGTCCAATATGGAGTATTCGCCGAGGAACAGCCTGGGTTCTCGTTGGAGAGAGTACCATGGCTGCAATGATTGGTCGGGGTTGCTTGACCCGCTCGCTGAGAATCTAAGGCGGGAAGTGGTTAGATATGGGGAATTCGTTCAAGCTGCTTACCATGGCTTTCATTCGAACCCTGCTATGTCCACCAACCAGGCTCCCTTGCCGAGGCACGTTGCGTTACCCGATAGGTCTTACAAGTTGACCAAGAGCCTTTATGCCACCTCGTCTATCGGCTTGCCGGATTGGGTCGACGACGTGGCTCCGGATCTCGGGTGGATGACCCAACGGTCTAGTTGGATCGGGTACGTAGCGGTTTGTGACGACCGGAGGGAGATTCAACGGATGGGAAGGAGGGATATTGTGATTGCCTTACGCGGGACCGCAACGTGCATGGAATGGGCTGAAAATTTAAGAGCCCAATTGGTTCGGATCCCTGAATCGGATAACCCGACCCAAAAGGTTGAATGTGGATTCTTGAGCTTGCACAAGACACCCGGTGCTCACGTCCCTAGCTTAGCTGAATCCGTGGTTGAAGAAGTGAAAAGGTTGATGGAGACTTACAAAGGTGAAACTCTTAGCATTACAATCACGGGGCATAGCCTTGGTGCCGCACTCTCCCTTTTAGTCGCCGATGAAATAAGTTCATGCGCACCTCACGTGCCTCCCATCGCGGTTTTTTCTTTCGGTGGTCCTCGAGTCGGTAATAAAAGCTTTGTCGATCGGCTTAATGAAAAGAAGGTTAAAGTGTTACGAATTGTTAACAACCAAGACTTAATCACTAGAGTTCCTGGTATATTCATTGGTGAAGGATCAAATCAACAACAAGAGGATCTACAAAAAAACCAAAGAAATGATGGTTTTGGAAAAGTGTTTGATATGATTGACAATAACAATCCTTGGGCATACTCTCATGTTGGAACAGAACTCAGGGTCGACACTAAAATGTCCCCTTATCTAAAACCAAATGCGGACATGGCATGTTGTCACGATTTAGAGGCATACCTACACTTGGTGGATGGATTCTTATCATCAAATTGTCCATTTAGATCAAACGCAAAGAGAAGCTTAGTGAAGTTGGTTAATGATCAAAGATCAAATATGAAACAACTGTATACTCATAAGTCCTTGAGTTTAAACCTTGAGAGAGATCGGCTTAGGGTCCCGATTCCTAGTTGTTTGCCTAGCCCATCTAGATAG
- the LOC107939885 gene encoding probable enoyl-CoA hydratase 2, mitochondrial isoform X1, protein MAALTVLTKSLGYHCAKRSKISTFSQNFPSHNSRFQTLRTLILEPSLSESVKLNRLSDYNSGIVEVNLDRPEAKNAIGKDMLSGLRHAFEAIDRDSSARVVMISSSVPKVFCAGADLKERKKMTAAEVHSFVNYLRSTFSLIEELQIPTIAVIEGAALGGGLEMALSCDLRICGENALLGLPETGLAIIPGAGGTQRLPRLVGKSIAKDIIFTGRRIGGRDAMSMGLVNYCVPAGEAHPKALEIAREINQKGPIAIRMAKRAINEGIEREMVSALDLEEECYEQTLNTKDRLEGLAAFAERRKPIYTGE, encoded by the exons ATGGCTGCATTAACCGTTCTAACAAAATCGCTCGGCTATCACTGCGCCAAACGATCTAAAATTTCTACCttttctcaaaatttcccttCGCATAACTCTCGGTTTCAAACATTAAGGACTCTGATTTTAGAACCCTCTTTATCCGAATCTGTCAAGCTCAACCGTCTCTCCGACTATAATTCCG GAATCGTTGAGGTCAATTTGGACCGGCCCGAAGCAAAAAATGCAATTGGGAAAGATATGTTGAGTGGCTTACGCCATGCCTTCGAAGCTATCGATCGAGATTCCTCAGCTCGTGTAGTTATGATCTCTAGTTCTGTTCCCAAGGTTTTCTGCGCTGGCGCTGATTTAAAG GAACGGAAGAAGATGACTGCTGCTGAGGTTCACTCTTTTGTCAACTACTTACGATCCACTTTCTCGTTAATAGAG GAACTTCAAATTCCTACTATTGCTGTTATCGAAGGTGCTGCATTGGGTGGAGGACTTGAAATGGCTTTGTCATGTGATCTTAGGATCTGTG GGGAAAATGCATTATTGGGTTTGCCAGAAACAGGACTTGCCATAATACCCGG TGCAGGTGGGACTCAAAGACTTCCTAGGTTGGTTGGAAAGTCAATAGCAAAGGACATTATTTTTACTGGTCGAAGAATTGGTGGCAGGGATGCAATGTCCATGG GTCTTGTTAATTACTGTGTTCCTGCTGGTGAAGCTCATCCCAAAGCTTTAGAAATTGCTCGGGAAATTAATCAGAAG GGTCCGATAGCAATAAGGATGGCAAAAAGGGCTATAAACGAGGGGATTGAGAGAGAGATGGTTTCAGCTTTGGATTTAGAAGAAGAATGCTACGAACAGACTTTGAATACAAAGGATCGCTTGGAAGGCTTAGCAGCATTTGCTGAAAGGCGAAAGCCAATATATACCGGGGAATAA
- the LOC107939885 gene encoding probable enoyl-CoA hydratase 2, mitochondrial isoform X2, producing the protein MAALTVLTKSLGYHCAKRSKISTFSQNFPSHNSRFQTLRTLILEPSLSESVKLNRLSDYNSGIVEVNLDRPEAKNAIGKDMLSGLRHAFEAIDRDSSARVVMISSSVPKVFCAGADLKERKKMTAAEELQIPTIAVIEGAALGGGLEMALSCDLRICGENALLGLPETGLAIIPGAGGTQRLPRLVGKSIAKDIIFTGRRIGGRDAMSMGLVNYCVPAGEAHPKALEIAREINQKGPIAIRMAKRAINEGIEREMVSALDLEEECYEQTLNTKDRLEGLAAFAERRKPIYTGE; encoded by the exons ATGGCTGCATTAACCGTTCTAACAAAATCGCTCGGCTATCACTGCGCCAAACGATCTAAAATTTCTACCttttctcaaaatttcccttCGCATAACTCTCGGTTTCAAACATTAAGGACTCTGATTTTAGAACCCTCTTTATCCGAATCTGTCAAGCTCAACCGTCTCTCCGACTATAATTCCG GAATCGTTGAGGTCAATTTGGACCGGCCCGAAGCAAAAAATGCAATTGGGAAAGATATGTTGAGTGGCTTACGCCATGCCTTCGAAGCTATCGATCGAGATTCCTCAGCTCGTGTAGTTATGATCTCTAGTTCTGTTCCCAAGGTTTTCTGCGCTGGCGCTGATTTAAAG GAACGGAAGAAGATGACTGCTGCTGAG GAACTTCAAATTCCTACTATTGCTGTTATCGAAGGTGCTGCATTGGGTGGAGGACTTGAAATGGCTTTGTCATGTGATCTTAGGATCTGTG GGGAAAATGCATTATTGGGTTTGCCAGAAACAGGACTTGCCATAATACCCGG TGCAGGTGGGACTCAAAGACTTCCTAGGTTGGTTGGAAAGTCAATAGCAAAGGACATTATTTTTACTGGTCGAAGAATTGGTGGCAGGGATGCAATGTCCATGG GTCTTGTTAATTACTGTGTTCCTGCTGGTGAAGCTCATCCCAAAGCTTTAGAAATTGCTCGGGAAATTAATCAGAAG GGTCCGATAGCAATAAGGATGGCAAAAAGGGCTATAAACGAGGGGATTGAGAGAGAGATGGTTTCAGCTTTGGATTTAGAAGAAGAATGCTACGAACAGACTTTGAATACAAAGGATCGCTTGGAAGGCTTAGCAGCATTTGCTGAAAGGCGAAAGCCAATATATACCGGGGAATAA
- the LOC107939901 gene encoding AP2/ERF and B3 domain-containing transcription factor At1g51120 has translation MVSPYKRQNPHGLWVCFHFKQVFIGGVAMEGSPNSNNKTTPYQKISGRCSGIDTGSRRLSTRFKGVLPLESHKWGARISFNYRAYWLGTYYTEEEAAIAYDRAALKLLKTDASLNLPYNIYTPQEKSFQSWYSDDEILNMIKDKTYSSHFTAFLVHQSLAKKTLPGSLINAKGLSCEMLFHKELTQIDVSDADLFQIPKEYALQFLPPVGNNSSGNGVQMGRDSIDITFYDKYYRPWTFRYSYWGRIKVFLFAKGWRDFVIMNSLNPGDTVIFYGCYHVDEEGQKRMFYMIDIHRNVPEKYIVGERYVDGINGVKLFGVRIG, from the coding sequence ATGGTTTCTCCTTATAAAAGGCAGAATCCCCATGGTCTGTGGGTGTGTTTTCATTTCAAACAGGTCTTTATAGGTGGAGTAGCAATGGAAGGAAGTCCAAATTCAAACAACAAGACTACCCCATATCAGAAGATCAGTGGCAGATGCAGCGGCATCGACACCGGCAGCAGGAGGTTGTCCACGAGATTCAAAGGAGTGCTTCCACTCGAAAGTCACAAATGGGGTGCAAGGATTTCTTTCAATTACAGAGCATACTGGCTTGGAACATATTACACAGAAGAGGAGGCAGCCATTGCTTATGATAGAGCAGCTCTCAAATTGCTGAAAACCGACGCTTCCCTCAACTTACCTTACAATATTTACACACCTCAAGAGAAATCATTCCAGAGCTGGTACTCAGATGATGAGATCCTGAACATGATCAAGGATAAAACATACTCATCTCATTTCACCGCCTTCCTTGTACATCAATCTCTGGCAAAGAAAACTCTACCAGGCAGCTTAATAAACGCAAAGGGTCTCTCATGTGAAATGTTATTCCATAAGGAGCTGACACAAATAGATGTGAGTGACGCCGACCTGTTTCAAATCCCCAAGGAATACGCATTGCAATTCTTGCCCCCAGTTGGTAACAACAGTTCAGGGAATGGAGTTCAAATGGGAAGAGACTCCATTGATATAACTTTCTATGACAAATATTACAGACCCTGGACTTTCCGATACTCATATTGGGGTAGAATCAAGGTTTTTTTATTCGCAAAAGGATGGAGAGACTTCGTTATAATGAACAGCTTGAACCCTGGAGACACTGTCATCTTCTATGGATGTTACCATGTAGATGAGGAGGGACAAAAAAGAATGTTTTACATGATAGATATACATCGAAATGTCCCAGAAAAGTACATTGTTGGTGAACGATATGTTGATGGTATTAATGGGGTTAAGCTTTTTGGTGTCAGAATAGGCTAA
- the LOC107939903 gene encoding ubiquitin carboxyl-terminal hydrolase 3, with the protein MATPAGSSSAKRWLPLEANPDVMNQFLWGLGLPENEAECCDVYGLEDELLAMVPQPVLAVLFLFPITSQTEEERLGQDNEKRDVSSKVYFMKQTVGNACGTIGLLHGVGNVTSEIKLQEGSYLDRFFKSTASMDPLERAAFLEKEREMEVAHSVAATAGETEASDNVNTHFICFSCVDGKLYELDGRKSGPISHGASSPSSLLQDAAKVIKGMIQKNPESLNFNVIALHKKMGVAAGTTVGTAAFATVGTSFTAVSVGIS; encoded by the exons ATGGCAACTCCAGCAGGAAGTTCTTCTGCTAAGAGGTGGCTTCCTCTCGAGGCTAATCCCGATGTCATGAACCAG TTTCTTTGGGGTCTGGGTCTTCCAGAGAATGAAGCAGAGTGTTGCGATGTGTACGGCTTGGAGGATGAACTGTTAGCAATGGTTCCTCAGCCTGTTCTTGCTGTCCTTTTCCTTTTCCCAATAACTTCTCAG ACTGAAGAAGAGAGACTGGGGCAGGATAATGAGAAAAGA GATGTTAGCAGTAAAGTTTATTTCATGAAACAAACCGTGGGAAATGCTTGTGGAACGATTGGGCTTCTTCATGGGGTTGGAAATGTCACTTCTGAAATCAAGCTTC AAGAGGGATCGTATTTAGATAGGTTTTTTAAGTCTACTGCCAGCATGGATCCATTGgag CGCGCGGCATttcttgaaaaagaaagagaaatggaAGTTGCTCACTCCGTAGCAGCTACAGCTGGAGAAACAGAG GCTTCAGACAATGTGAATACGCATTTTATCTGCTTCTCATGTGTTGATG GGAAACTATATGAGCTTGATGGAAGAAAATCGGGACCAATTTCACATGGGGCTTCCTCGCCAAGTAGCTTATTGCAG GATGCAGCAAAAGTGATAAAGGGCATGATCCAGAAAAATCCAGAGTCACTCAACTTCAATGTCATTGCACTTCATAAGAAAATGGGAGTGGCAGCAG